Within the Candidatus Schekmanbacteria bacterium genome, the region ATCTCCTGTTGCGTTTTTCAAGCCAGTCTTATATGCGCGCCCATAACCTTTTCTTCCTTCAAATACAACTTTTGCTCCAAGCGAGCGAGCAATCTCTGCGGTCCTGTCCGTAGAGTTGTTATCAGCTACAATGATTTCATCAACAAAGGAAGGAATACTTTCTATAACACCGCCCAATGCCTTCTCTTCATTGTAACAAGGCATAACCACAGAAAGCTTATAACCCTTGTACATAAGCAATTAACCTTTATTTTTATTTGATGAAAATATTTTTCCTTTTTTAATATCTAACCACTCCTTGAAAATCTTAGGAAACATCGATGGTGTAAATAAAATGCTGTTCGTTAAAAAACATTCATAAGTGCAAAAACATTTAGTATCTTTAATATATTTTCTAATTTCCTTTGCTTTATCGTTATTCCAAATCTGTTTAAAATCGAAATTTTCTTCTCGCAAATTACCCATTTTCTTATTCAACAGCTCACAAGGATAAACATCGCCATTGCTCAATATAACAGCGCTCAGCGAAGCCGCATAACAGGGAAGTATGCTTCTATTTTCCTTTACAATTCTTCCTATCACATCCTGCCTAATTATTTTCATCGCATTGATTAGGTCGCTTCCAAAGTAGTTTTCATATCCCAACAAGGAACTTTCCTTTGTGTCTTTTCGAATTATCTCGGCAAGTTCAAGATATTTTTGGACATCAAACTTCTTTGCCTTCGGGTCTCTTGGATTTCCACGAGTCAAAAGGTATGTTATTGCGTCAGCACCTAATTCATTTTTGAGATAATCATATATCTCCTTTAATCTATCCTGATTGAAGCTCGATGCCGTTAGTGCTACATTGAGATTAAAGTTATCATATTTTTCTTTTAACTTTTTAAGTTCCTTGTATGTCCAAATCGATTTTTTAAAAAGCCCTTCATAACCGCGAAGTCTGTCATGCTCTTCTCCGATTGAATCAATTGAAATGTCAATAGCAAAATCAACGCCTTTACATCTTTCAAGAATCTTCTTTGCACCCTCTACGACCTTTTCCTGCAATGAGCCATTAGATGGTATGCCAAGATTTGCTATTTGATTATTTTTATAGAAGATATAAGCAATCTCATCAATATCATCTCTTAAAAAGGGTT harbors:
- a CDS encoding glycosyltransferase family 2 protein: MYKGYKLSVVMPCYNEEKALGGVIESIPSFVDEIIVADNNSTDRTAEIARSLGAKVVFEGRKGYGRAYKTGLKNATGD
- a CDS encoding radical SAM protein; its protein translation is MGTAGYLRHIGKIITKKASTPIYLVFFITENCTANCLHCLLGEREEKTDELKIDEIEKISSSMDDILFLLLTGGEPFLRDDIDEIAYIFYKNNQIANLGIPSNGSLQEKVVEGAKKILERCKGVDFAIDISIDSIGEEHDRLRGYEGLFKKSIWTYKELKKLKEKYDNFNLNVALTASSFNQDRLKEIYDYLKNELGADAITYLLTRGNPRDPKAKKFDVQKYLELAEIIRKDTKESSLLGYENYFGSDLINAMKIIRQDVIGRIVKENRSILPCYAASLSAVILSNGDVYPCELLNKKMGNLREENFDFKQIWNNDKAKEIRKYIKDTKCFCTYECFLTNSILFTPSMFPKIFKEWLDIKKGKIFSSNKNKG